The Malus sylvestris chromosome 8, drMalSylv7.2, whole genome shotgun sequence genomic interval ATCAATTCAGTGCACATAATTGAGTTTTGAATTGATAGATATGGActgatgaaaagaaaagaaaagaaattgatagatttgaattaaaattgaattATGAGTTCGTGGTACACAGATTTGAGACCCTATTGACATATGGAATTATATTACTTTCAATCCGTGACTAATATGATTACAAATCGACAAATTGGTCTAACAAAACAACAACGTTATTATTCTTTCAAGTATGAAATAAcaagctttttatttttttatttattttttgttttgtttttaacaaacgatattatttacattaagtgGACGAGAGAATTGACTAAACCTCATAATGAGcaagcaataatatgattccaATTTGCTTTTGGAGAGAATctaacctaaaacctctcatttacaaatgaagataaataccactagatcgtaATATTAAATGACATGAATCATCTCTAGCCCCAAATGTATGAAACTttgttgccaaacttaatagATTTaccaacaaaaaggaaaatgatgAGAGGAAGTTGCATGTCACAATCTGATCGAAATTGCCATATAACGAAGGTGACACAACACCTAAGAGTGGACTCAGCATTTAAAGTAAAATATTGTTGTATAAAAAGATTTGAACGATGTACATTCGAATAGGGCTTTCGACTAGTCATATCGATCATTATTAAGGGTTGTGCTAAAAGATAGTTCACTATCCTCCCTTTGACAATTATTGATTCATTAATCCAACTAACAATTTGAAAAGGACTCTTGCTCCCacactaagggctggtttgatattgctgtgctttgaaaaaaaactgctgtgagaataagcggctgtgatgtgagaataagcggctgtgaaataaatcagcagagtgtttggtaaacttttttgtaaaagtgcttttgggaaaaaaagcagtctaatagtgggtcttttcattaaaggagcaatgtagctctgtgtgctttgaaaaaaaaccagttttccaaagctgcaaatagcagctttggctttttcctttgatttcagcttattctcacagcagcttccaaaataagccattttttttcagtttaccaaacacctaaaatcctcacagcttttttttcatgggtgctttttttttaatcaccttactcccaaaccacccctaagttTAGTTTTAGACCATTGAATTCTCATTCCCTTAATCCACAATTTataaatgtttttaatttataaaatttgtggAGGTCAAGTGCCTCTCCAAGCAGCATATCCAGGTGCTTGAACGGAAACACACTTTGTTTTAAGTAAAAATTTCAACGTGCTTATATCGGAAACCTTTTTGGCAAAAAATATATTAGAGAGAAATATTTATCGGTACATGCACACataacatttttttgtttttagtaggtgttttgaatatatatatatgcatgtagaAAGAGAGCTCTGGAGTATATGATATTTTCTGCTTTTTAGCcgttatattttgttttttgcatttttaattaaaaatctaAAGATTCAAAATGTTCGGAATCTGGAACTCCATAAAAATTCTATTTTAAATGAGACAACTTTTGAAGAGCTCATAAGTTCAACACACATACCACTAAGCACCCGTTATATTACTGAATAGATGAAGAGAAACAAAAAGGGTTTCAAGTGCCACATGGAAGAAGTTTATAGTGCGTGGAGCTTATTAAGTTAGGGCGGTGCTATCGGCATATATatacagagagcttaaggggaggagggatccctattttttgaaaaaaatggggattaggtatGGGGCCCACTTTAtatctaatttcaacgatccgaaccgtctattttgttagtctcgattcatagatcatccttacaaaatattagctaaattggaaatgtttaagacatctaattgggttcaaggaaatgaacaaatactttgttatataagaaaatatgaaatatgatattgataattaaataggcaaatgatttcggattgaattgaatttttgcaaggatgatctatgaatcgagactaacaaaatagacggttcggatcgttgaaatttgatgtgaagtgggccccacacctaatccccatttttttccctccccttaagctctttgtatatatatattttacatattttgttaatttttatcattttgatttttttcaattcatttcaaTTTGacagtcaaaaattaaaaaatgtgcgtaaaaaagtaaaaaatagtgTATGGATAGCAGTATAACACCACTTAAGTTATTATTTGGCATGGGAAGTGAGGGTGGGACATCTTCCTTTTCCATGAAAGCTCGGCATCCACTTATCCATGGAATCGTCTGTTTCTTGTTGATTCAATTGAACGATCAACAGACACACTGAATTGAAATAAGTTTGTGGTACTACTCCACTTCTTAACTACAATTTTAAATGATATGGGGTAAAGTCACATCGTTACTTATTACATTAGTCGTACTTAGGATATTTCAATTGTAAATTACTACGAAAttagataaaataatatataaatgaCGTACTTATAGACATAATCACAAAAATAACATTAAAATATCAGCATTTCCTAATCTCTGTAACCTATTGAAAACAGTTCACTTGACTCAGTTGATCTATCAATATTCTCAAAATATTTAAGACTTTACCTCAAAAACTTTGTAGAAACTAGAGAGAGCTGGAATGTCGTGTGTATTGCCTTAAGAAAAAACAATGTGAGGGAGGCCATGATCATGTTGTCCTTCAGGCAGTTTTTCTTTTACAATAAAAGCGAATTTTGGGTCGTTATTTGGCTTACGAATGCATGAtagcaattttaatttttacaatagtcatattaaataattgtttttccCAATCCTCTCCTTTTTGTTGGTTGTCATTGGTAATTTCCAAAGACAAGTAAGGGAAATTTATAAGGCTATATTTGGATGACGAGTTTTCAAATTCCAAGTGATGGTACTAGGTTAGTAAGAGACGAATTACAAAATGTTAGATCGGTGAAATTAAAAACGCACACAAAAGCATGTAAGAGAGAAATGTAAATAACTCATTTCAAGTAGGGGTTTACAAAAATACCTTTCCATCCCTTTGTAATACTCATAATTTTGTGATGCACTTTTTTACTAAATTGGCATCATTCCCGTTAGATTTAGAAATCCCTCGACCAAACAAAGCTAAAGGTTTTTCGAGAGGAATTATTTGGGTTCCTGCTGGGTATTGATCAAATTGTTAAGTGGAGCTGGAAATCCATTTAACTCTTTGGACATCAAAAAGATGATAACAGCCCACAGATGATGGACCTAATCACCTTTTAAATTGTTGGAGAATTCAAATGACTCTCACATACCCAATGGGCCTTCAGCCTTACGGGTTCCAGCTCAAGCAGCAACTTTGTTCTATCACTTTCCGCTTTTAAATTAGAATTTATCTTAATACATCCCACGTATTTTCTAAGACTACCTTCGCATCTCACATTCTCTCCAcctataaacaaataaaaagaaaacaactcgTGTAATCATATTCTCTATTCAATTTTAGGGTTTCCTCCTTCTCAATTGAATTAAGAATTTTAGGGTTTCCTCATATTATCTATTCAATTTTCTGCAAATCTAACTTTCTGTCGTTCGAAAGTTTTGTAATTCATCAATTTCAAGATTTCTATCAATTTAGGACCACCCAATGGCGTAGGCCCAAGGAGAGACCAAGGAGCCCAAGGCCCAAAGGTTTCAAAGAGAGCCTCCTGGGCACCCGAGCCGATCGAGACGAAAAAAAGGGTTGCCCGACCGCATCGAGCACGGGGGCAAACTGAAAAGTACTTGGCGAGACGGGGCAGAGTAACCAAGAGTAACCAATGTCCGAGTGGGACGCTCGGCTTGCCTTAGTTTAAAAAGGTGTGTCACCCAGGCTGCAGAAACGTCACCTCACTGACGAGAGCTTGGGCGAATAGGTAGAGTGATGTCAGTGAGCTAGTGCAAGTTGTTGACAGAATAAATACCAATTTGAGAGGCCCCAAGAGGGGGAGGCATATATAAAAGGGTAGAGACCTCCAAGGGGTTGTGACGAATCGGAGAGAAGAGAGTGAATGTATAAAAAAACTCATCttctatatttatattattttttaatatgtgaggtgttaataaaaaaactcaTCTTCTATATTTAGATTATTTTCCAAAGTCACATATTTAGAATGaacaaacatttttgttttctttcatcAACTAAAAGTAAAAGAAACAATATAACAATTTATCAGACTACAATAACGAATTAGAATTAAGATAGGTCTAGAGTTCGTTCAAATTAAATGTAAGATATATCAATCACCCCACTAGAAGTTACGTTAAATAATTGaatgtatatgtacatactaTAGGCTAAGCTATGTGCTAGAACCAAATCATTGATTCATCATCCTAAACAATATTAATGTTTTGATTGTATACGGGTATATATAGTCATCCAACATGATGCTTGATAGatatattgataaaaaaaacagCAGACAAAAATCTATCGTTGATGCACTTCCAAACCATATGCTACACCTACACAGACGTTAACCATAAGCAACATGCCGCACTctcatttattattattatttgtttacatgcatgcatatttaTACATTACTATTTGGATTTATGAACAAAAGAAAACCATTTTCTTGTTCAAAGGGCTATCAGAGCAGGTTCATCCACCTTTCCATTCTTccgtttttaattaaaatttgatcagatgtgtaaatatgaaaacatgAACGGCTTTATTCGATTTTTTCTCAATTTAATTAAACGTTTCCCATTGTTTGATCCAAATGCCATTTTTAGAGGTGTTTCCATATCACACAGAGATCTACCCCATAACATAAAATGTGCAGTGTGAAATATAATTGTGTTTTTTAAGAGCATCTCAAACAAACTATCTTCAAAGTTATTTTTCAACTAAAAATGTAGAGTCACGTCAGGGAAACAAGCTCCAATAGCCTCTTCAAAGTTCAAATACAAATACCAAACTTGGGACCTTACAATTCATGGTTGCGCGGTTGAGTTTTGGGGGAGGGGTTATTGTAATGTCGATAGTCCCCCAACCAAAGAAAGAAGTGGTCAATCAAttacagttttttttatttgaaaatattttatttaatgaatGAGAaacttaagaaaaattaaaaatgtgtaaAGGCTATTTTAGATAAAATGGTGGGTGggaaaataatgtttttatatttttttagttttggtgGCAAGTGAGAATATAAGGTGCGTAAAGAAATAGCATTGGTGGTGGATCTAACATCAAtcttaaaataatatttgtgtaTCCCACATGGAAGGTAACGGAAATCAAACTTTACCACGTAACGTATATCTCCTTTTTAATTATATGCAAAGTAATGGTACTGCAAGTACTTTGAAAGTTAAAACCATGGGAGTGGCAAGTTGGTAGATTATCAATCTTATTAAATACATTTTGTTAATCTGCATCCTCACGTTGCTTGCCAGAGACTTAACAAATTTAAACTTTCCAACCGATTTGTGGAATTTGGAAATTGCCCCGAATTTGACCCGATGACCATGTTTTACTAGCTGTCACACAAGCTTTTCCATATGGATCAAattaatcaaaaccctaataaaGTGTAAAGACCGTGGGCAGTCGCATGCAGCTGACCATTGGAATTTGAATTTATATGCTTCAAGAAATTTCGTGGATGGAGCTTAATTAGGGTTACTTAGCAAATAATGCGATTCTTTGAACTAGCAACCAAGTCGTGCCAGTTAGTTTCTTTGTTGTTACAtaagaaaattttgttttatcaCGTTGTATGCAGACACAAAGTTCACCAACTTCGGTTGAACATCATAACAACAAAATATTACagagaatcaaatctaaaatGATCCCTTTTCTGATTCCTAAAATTATTGCAGCAATCTAAAGTGATATATATATTGGGAGagagaaataatttttttgctaGACTGTTTGTATTAACCAAACAGTCTAGCTATATTGCAATGGGGCATGCTATTTATACACCCCtcttaatttttaattgtaagatcgaatgaattgaagaagaacaaatgatacaaattaaaaaaaggtgcgtggatagcacacccctattgCCATAACATTCATCAAGTTGGTTCTTGTTTGAATATGTGATTCATATGCAATGGTGGATTCGTGATTTGAACCTTGGAGGCTCCATTGTCAAGTACAAGTTTTTAGATAGAAACATAGCGCAAAGTGTGtagaaatttttttagtttattcacTGAGACATTTCGTTGATCAAGCCTTGTCGGCCAAACCATGTTGCCCACATGTCAGCAGATATCAATATATGCCGAAGCATTCTTATGAGTGATATTGAGAGAATTTGTCAAGTGTTGTCGGCACAATCTATTGAGATATGTCTAACAGACATTACATCAAACATTGAGTAGGCACAAAAGAGACTCGTACCAATGTTCAGAGGGTCCTCTGAAATATTTTCGGGACTCCGAGTGGTACTTGAACCACCTTGGTCCCGATATACATCCACCACTAATCATACGgcaacaaaaacatcacaataacatagaaatttagggTTCTATTGCAAAGCTATGAATATAAACATTGATAAGGTACTCTTTATGGAGACGTAATTGATCATATGACAACATAAATATCCGCCTAACTAAGTTTTTTCGACGATATAGCGTTATAATATACAATCTTAATTAATGAATATCATGAACCTCATGCTGTTTGAATGTCATATATATGAGGCAGTTTAAGCGGGTCTTATACTATTAACTTCTTAATTTCTTAACAATGTTGAAACCTTAGGATGTACCATTATACATTATTTTTTACGATTTGAATTAGTAATCCAGAATTAAGAGCTAAATCCTAAATCCGAAGGCTAAATTTTCATGCTCTCATCTTTGTATATAATCGCATTATAATAGTAGATAATTAAACGTGCACAATAATTTACATGATAATTTAATTATAGGCTGGTATAtatacaaaaattaataataaaacttttgatcctttttcctctgTGATCAGCTTTCTGATGCAAAATTGTGATCATAAGTCTGCTGCGTACATTCTAATCTCTCAAGAACAGAAAATATAACcacaaatataaaattaaaaaaaataaattctgGCCTTCAAAGTTTAAAGTACCCTATTAGGCACCCTGATCTCTCTCACAGTCCTAGAGTGTACCAAACCTTCTTCTCTCCGCTTACTTATGGGACGAagcaacttcgtccaaaaccgactcttcttcttctcttcactGCTCAGCTCTCTCTTTCGTCTAGGAAAGTAATTCACCAGCGACCTACTTTTACTAAGAACATTACTTTCACCACTCAACAACCAAGTTATCGTCGAACCCTTTTGCTCGTAACCTGGTGCAGGAGACGAAGCAGAAGAACCCGAAGAAGACGAGTAATGCGAAGATAAAGAAGAAGTCGTAGAAGGAGAAGCGGAAAAAGTTCTACGCAAGTAGGGAACAGAATAAGTTGACAGCTTCTGAGCAACTCGTTCTAGCTTTTCCTTCAAGCACAAGGAGCAAACGCCCGGCGATTGTTGGTGTTTCGGGTGCTTCTTGCAGGCGATGTCGGACTTCTTTTTCGACGATCTTCTGAGCTTTTCCATTTGGTGATTGATTTGCAGTCGCAGTCTGGAGGTTTTTGTGTGGTATTTATCGAGGAATAAGTGATGCGAAAttgtgttttggtgtgtttcCACGTTAGTTCATGCGAGCTTCTTTGGGTTTTCTATAATACCTTTTCTGACGGGTTGTGGGGTTTGAAAAGTTGAAGATTGAAGACCAAGTGGACGGCTGTGATTGATGGGATAGGGCTCGTCCACTTGGGATTGGAGTCGGTTGCTGTGATGGTTGGAGGATAGATTTAAGTGTGGAAATGTCGACAgggaaaaaaagataaaaaagtaCGAATTTTCCAAGCTTTCTGTGCGGGCGGCGTGGAAAGGAAAAAGTGTAGGCGTGGACGGGATCAAAATAAGCTACACGAAGTTTGGAACTTTAGATGCGAGGGAATGTATGAAAGTATTCTAATAGGACGtcggtttgttttgttttatttaaaaggagaattcttgtttactttttcttttatcGAATAAAAAATACTTGCATTCTCTTCAACGAGATGAGCTCATTTTTCATgtagataaaatatttttattgtaCAAATTTCATATGATgcttaagaaattgaatagtATGATTATTGAGTTTATATACTGAATATACACTAttcaaaaatgatttttttacgTTGAAATACTATTATTCACAAATTCCACCAAATATTACAAGTGTGGTAATCAAATTTCACCGGCTATAAAAGGGGATGCCGTGTGTATTGAAGCAAACTTGGTGCCCCTCATCACGTCTATCATGGTTAACTGATATTCGCTAAATGAACGGGATATTCTGGAGTTCAAATAGATCAGGTGTATTATGAAATATTTGGATGTGGTGTTGTCAAATCCGCCCACTATCTATTGCGATGATCAATCTGTTATAGCATTAAGTGATAATCTTGTGTTTGACTCAATAATCAAACATTTTGGCACAAACTAccattttgttagaaaaaaagTTCAATGGTTAGACTTGCAAATTTTG includes:
- the LOC126633221 gene encoding uncharacterized protein LOC126633221 → MEKLRRSSKKKSDIACKKHPKHQQSPGVCSLCLKEKLERVAQKLSTYSVPYLRRTFSASPSTTSSLSSHYSSSSGSSASSPAPGYEQKGSTITWLLSGESNVLSKSRSLVNYFPRRKRELSSEEKKKSRFWTKLLRPISKRREEGLVHSRTVREIRVPNRVL